From the genome of Salvia splendens isolate huo1 chromosome 7, SspV2, whole genome shotgun sequence:
tttatactttatttctcaatgtttTTGACTCTCTAATGGACTCTAGTATTTATAGAGTCCGGACCCTACTTGATTCGACTGtacgattcgggaaagaatcaagaagaaaacccgaaaagattTATATAAATCCTATGCTAAAATACGGTAAATATCTTGCTTGAGGAGCAAGGTTTGTGTTCCAAAAATACTATAGCTAAACaaggaaattaaataataaactaaCAATAAAAGATGTCGGGCCACGGCTTAGTTGGTCGTTTGGGCTTCGGGCTCGAGGTCCCTATCAGTACAACAGTCCAAGAGCAACACACTCAAGTCGTCGAGCCCATTTACTCGCCAAGAGCCAGGGATGAAAGCCCAGCTGTCAGTTAGAGGGCCCAATGAGCCAGGGCTTAGGGTCGAGAGATCACACCGCCAGAGACGTCATCCCGAGCGTTACAAGGATTATGTCCCCTGTtgaatttactttttattattttttgctttAATTTAATGTAACGAGTCGAACAAAATTATAAGCTCAATTTCATCTTTCCCATAATGTAAAAAAGAGTTTAACCACATAGAGtcctagtattataaataggagcaGTGTATATTTTATTCACTTAAGAAATACATTATCACATTggtattgtattttttaaactTGAACTTAAAAATCTCCAACTAGGGTTTTGCGAAACCCTAGTTCTTGCACTACACAATCGCCGACCGCAGCTCTTCTCCTAGAAACTCATAGATTTGTCCGACGAGTTCTCACCTATAGGAATTGACTCCTACCATTTAGGTTTATTTTAATGATTCTATCTTTCTCGTGGATTCGACACCCTACTTAAGACATACTACTAAtttagtactactccctccgttccatgttaatagagtcatttttctattttggaaagttctaagttaattgagtcatttctattttagaCAAAAAGTAATTAtccattttactttattctctcttcatctgtCTTACTTTTTcgccatccatttaacacactattcttaaattccgtgccaaaatgaaatgcctctattaacaagAAACGGATAGAGTAGTATTTTGGCAAGTGATGAATGAATTGAGAGTTTGGAGGCGTGTCTTTTCCAATCGACTGTAAATAATTTCCAGATCAAAGCTCACAAAtgtttttcttaattatttattgtctATGCACAAATATTTCTTTTATTACATTTAACCAAAAAAGTACAATTCTCCAGATCCAAACAGCAATATGCTCTGATGCGCTTAGAGTGAGGTTGATATGTATGTACGTATGCATGTATGTATCAAGCCGGTAAAGCCATAAAAGATGATGGTAAATAGGAATTTGTGTGAGCTATCTCAAGTTTTGCCTTGTCTTCATCATTCTTTTGAGTGTTGATAGCCAAAAGTTGCATTCATCCCAATCCCAATCCCAATCACTCGTCGTGAGAAGAACCTATATTATATAGAAGAACATCACATTGAAATGTATCGATCATTCAcacatatattaaaattattggTAGCTTCTACCTGGATTTGGAGGGCATTGCCATAGTCACCCTTGTCGAGTGCCTGACATAATTGTATGAGCTTCTCTGCAGCATTTTTTGATATGTCTCCACTGTTGAACTTTGCATACAAGGCTCCCAGCTTCCTTGAGTTGTCTTCTATTTCCTGTTTCTTAGCTGGCGCTCCTCCCAATGCCTCGGTTACCTCATTGTAAAGTCTTGTTAAAGTAGTGATGACTGCCTTCTGTGACGCTGTTGCAGATTCACAACAGATCATATATGGATTCAAACTAATgtatttcctaaaatggaaacaatgccatttctactttttcctctctcttcattaactaaCAAAACAACAATGCATAAAATCTTGATTTTACTTACCAGGTACGTTTGATGTATCGACAGTGTGTAGAGTTGGCGGGGGAGCAGCAAGTGGCTGTATAGGAGCAGGACTAGGAGGTTGTGAGGAATTACTGAGTGGCGTGAAAACTGTAGGAACCGTTGTTTGCATTGGAGTGGCTCCGTATCCAGTAGCACGTTGATAATCAGTCCCCTAAGTGAGACGGGGCAAAATCAGAACAACGGTTAAGtttattatataagttgaagagTTGCGCGTACTTGGTACAGATGAGAAGCCAGAGTTGGTGGCTGCAGGTACTGCTCCGACACGGGAGGAGGCTGAGTATTCGCATGAGGAAAGTGCGCCTGTATGCACAGAAAGGAATCATCAGCTTTGCAAAAATCTCAACAAACATTCACACTATATATAATCACCACTGGAGCTGGAACAAATCTTCCAGGTTGAACATCGTTTTGTTGAGGATATGTACTGTTGCACCTGAGGCGGAGAATATAACACTGATGTTATGCATATACTTATTAGGCAACTTCTACGTCCCAAGAAACATGAAATACTTACTTGATAATAAGTTTGAACGCCACAATAGCTTGATTCATCAGCAGCTCCAGTTTGTAACTCAGTTTTATCACAAGCCTCGCTACTCTCAGTCTCCGCGTCTGTATATGTAGATTATTTCAATTCACAGGAACGATGATTAAACTTCATATTTTAGGCGCACCTGGCTTGATTGAATGAGCTATTCGATCGCGCAAGATAATAAGTTCAGTAGACAATTCTTCGGTACCCAAAAGATTCAAGTATTCCATTGCTATAGTTAGGAGACCTTGGCTTGCTAAAATTTCAGCATATTTCTCGACTAGCGTGTAGAATGAAGAGCTAAACCGCTTCAGTCCGGTCGCCAAAGCAAACACAATTGTCTTCTCCATTAAATCTTTACAAGTAGCAAACATGTGCGTAAGTTGTTCGGTCCAGCTTAATTTTTGTTTTCTGAATCCATCTATATTCTATACAAGCTTACCTGAAGACGATCCATGTAGGAGTTACCATCGTGCTCTTGTGTGAGGTTCTTTGACCACATCTCCACTGCTTTATCAATGTTCCCAGCACATATATAGCATTCTGTTGCTGCAGCTGTATCACCGGCTGCAATGAGCCTAGCAGCAAGAGTGTCGCATAACAGAATCCACTCGTCTGCCTGAGCAAACTGAATGATGACCATGTACACACCATTGTTAAGAGATTTCACCAGATGAAGTTTACATGCCCATGTTTACAGAGGAAACAATCACACATCTTAGTTTGTGAGCGAAAGAAAGACTTACGGTACAGAATAGAGCGAGGGATTCCTTCCACTATTTTAGGGGCCTTCTTTTTGCTATGCTCATAAGGTCATTCTTTACCATGGCAGAAACAACCTGAGGTATAACAAATATAGAGAAAATTgtacaaaaaaaacatgaagaagCCTATACGAATTCGGAAAACATAATCACCTTTAGGTACGAAGAACAACTCGACTTGAGGTACTGATCACGTGTCTTATCCCACAAGGTGGCACCACCAACATGAGAAACGACCAAAGCATCCGCCAATCTATTTGCAGTAATGCAAAGTGCAACTGCTTTATTGTAGTCCCCAACAACCAAAGCACATTGTACCGCATCATCAAATGAAGGATCCTCTCGGCCATTCAATTGTTGTTGGTATTCCGTACTAGAGCCTCCAGTGACAGATTCATCATTACAAGGGGAATCTACCTTTGGACTAGGAAGATTGTTGAAGAAATCTTCCCCACTGTCAGCTGTATACAATGATGTGTCTTTAATCGTCACACTATCATCAGTAGAGAGACTATTCCCTTTCTCAGAGACTTCATTGTTTATAGATTTAGTTTCTTCAACTGGAAGAGTGAAACCAAGATGGGTAAGAAGCTTTGACATTTCTGTCCCATCCTCATTGAACATAACCTTCATAAATCCCCATGTTTCCCTGTCTTCATCAGACCTGAGAAGAAtatagtagatttagataagaCTATTAGGGAATAAGGCTGGAAATCGAAGACATACCGAGATTCTTGCAATTTCCTATCACACAGAAGTTTCAGTGATGATCTATCTCTATCTTTGATTGCAGCTTCAAACTCAGAAGATCGACTTACCAAACCATCTTCTGCGATTAAATTGTGCACATATACCTGGATAAAGAACCTGTGGTCAGACTAATGTAACATATGCAAGAAAAATCAATAATCAAAGCTCTTTTGATCAATACCTCTGAAGATTCATCATAGTTAAATGACACAAGTTTGCCTCCAAAACCAAACGATACTCCAGCACGGTTGTTGTACCACTTTGGGGCCCTCAGTGGTGCTGCGAACACGTGAATTGTATGGTATATAATAACCTAATACCTAAATGCTGGTACTAAATGGAACTGCATGGGTTGTAGGAATAATGtgtaatttatatataatatgtaaTGTTACCAAAAATTTATTGTAAAGAATGTCCAGCATTTTGGATATGAACAAGAAAAACTGGAAATGTAACTAAAACCCTTAGCTCTCATGTCTAATGTACTTCCTATTACACAAAgttaattttcttttgtttgaaACATAAATATACAGCTTTACACATAAGGTAGGCCAGACACAGTTTGGAAACTCAAGGTAAGCATTAACAATGGCTACAATTTAGGAACATAAAATGTCTCCTCCAATGAGTTTTAGCAGCACAAAATGCATGGTAGAAGTTGTATAAATTGCAAGAATGtacaactattttttttttaaaatcaagaacgccctttgtgggcgggaggtttaggcagacctccaacccgtaaataatatcaagataaaATATTCTAAcaacatgatcttagcccaaaagtgactaggatctaaacaaaaacataaagaagCCAAGTAGAGGTCCCACAAGTCGAGATCCTCCGTACTATCAAGTGGAAAAAAACTGACTATATATATACGAGGGAGAAACGGAAAATTATCAAAACCAGCCACCAAAGAAGCTGGATCAACCCACATCTCTATGTCGgaaacggaagttaggatatcccagctggtccatcctaaccagcgccttcagataccgaggcgcagagattggatcatagtaagtaagggcaggggtctgaacccccctacctgcaagaAAGTCAGCAGCTCGGTTCccttctctgtagatgtgtgagaacCGAACATGTCACTGAGAAGTCATactccggatcaaagccatgTGATATTTGAAATCCGCAGCGCCAAGCTGTCTAGATGACAACAAGGTAACCAGAGCCGCTGAGTCAAGCTCAATCCAGATGTGTGTCGAAAGCTCCATAGCTATCTCGAACCCCCGAATTAGAGCCAATAGCTCCACCTCAAAGCTCGATGTTGCGGCTATTGGAGCACAGAAGGCACGCAAAAGTCCTCCATCAGAGCCTCGAACCAATCCTCCCTTCCCCGCCTCCATTGTTGATGTAGAGAAGGCACCGTCAGTGTTTAGCTTCACCCAAGGGGCATCAGGGGATGCCATAGGACCATGAGTGACCGCAGAACACGCTGTCTGGGGGAGAAAGGCATGAAATCAACCGACGGCGAGCATCCCCTCCAGTGGGTCGGGGTGATCTTGCCGGCCAAGACAAGCACGTGCAGGTGGtgagtgacctgccaaataacatgagaGTGACGAAAAGGATGACCACCATGCTTGCAGccgttcctctccgtccaaagaaaccaagcaaACAAACagggaacaagaaaactaatatgTAAGGCAGGAGCCCTCTGGAAAAAGGACCTCCGCCagtgacctagtctaagtgcaatatcagtgctcgTGTGAATCGGTGTGTGCGAGGAAGGAAACTAGGCATCGAAATACTCCCATGCAGAAAAAGCCGACTGACTCAAGAAAAAGACATGACTAAGAGACTCGACTGAAGGAGACTGACAACACTGACATCTAGACGCTAACTCAATCCCCCTCCTCTGCAACTTCTCATCCACCGGCAACCTACCAAATAACAACCTCCAAATGAACAccgagatggtaggggtcaacCTTTGGTTCCAGATAAGCCCAAAAATCTCCCTCTTCGGCAATCTAGTCCGGATGCTTTCCCAGGCTGAGGTCACAGAGAACTCGCCATGGCTAGTCAGACTCCACCGCCTCACATCCTTCGCCCCCAACTCGATCGGCGTAGCTCTGATCTGGTCTATCACATCTATAGGTACGCCAAACCTGAAAGATAAACTATGCAGCATATCCTCATCCCATGCATAATCATGCCAATATGATGCAACGGCCTGAGATTGAGGAGGATCATTTCCCAGGACGCACAGACTCCGGATGGGACTAGCCCCAAGCCAAACATCATCCCAGAAGCTGATCTTCCCCTCACCCAAGGACCAACGGATATACTCATGCATGTATGACCAAATACGACGCAAACGACGCCAAGTAGGACTATCATGCGACCCACAAGGAGATGTATGCAAATGACAAGGAAGTATACTGTACTTCTGGGTCATGAACTTGGCCTAAAGAGAATCCTGAGCTAGCAGTCTCCACCACAGCTTAAACCCAAAAGCCACTGACACTTCCCTGAAGCGGCGAATACCCAAGCCACCCTCATCAAAAGGCAAGCAAATCTGtctcgtgtgttccccaccaatcgaggacgccGATTTGGGAGGGAGttgtaggaccttcatcaccaaaggaaaagagtgaatcgaaatataaatctaattcacttacCACACCTGAGGTCGACCATCCGCCGGTGtagtagctgtataggtcggctaattgggattgcgcatcggggtcatcataatcagtttgaaatgcgaagccaaaattatgttgttgaggaggggtaggtcttctgacttggtgggtactgttatacttggtttcatattcgatgtagagagcacgcaagttaaactcgaaggtttgttggacaattgacctgtccgggaggtttatttgaaatgtttcggttaggtttactccacattggtcattggtatccgcttgcaatgcttgaagtggaccaagatcaatagaactcaaattgttataataaaaatccaaAATCCTGGAGGTActggctaatttccattttggatccaagacctttgcagTCAAAAACAcagttggaatctcactgaaatacttaagccatttgtcaatcatataatataaaacacacatcaattcaggagAAGAGTAAGCATTTTTCATCACAATTTTAAAACCAAGCGATAcgtgcaatgctctaaaacacgaacaacagtgcaataataagcacccgataattcaacagtcacatttttgaaatatttgagcaatttaaataaactcacgctatgatcccaacaactatgcggcagatataaataaaaaatgggatATGTTCTAAAATAATCacacaaagaatctttatgcttcaaagtagaattcagacaatcatatgtcgaattccatctatgagacacatccatggtaaaattcgtatatcttaccttcttttgatggcaatacttcttccaagctttgccaataggcgacttttgatggattaatctaactgcagttctaataggagtaacatgcttttgccataattcaagcgcatcttgtacacataaattcaaaatatgacatatgcatctttgatgaaaatacttaccaccaataaccggagcacaagccgcaatcaagtcattaatacttgcagtgttagcagttgcattatcaaaaccaacagaaaatatcttattgcataattgaaattcattcaaaacttgaataattaaagaagtaatttcgggtgcagtgtgtggtgtctcaaattctctaaaaccaatcaaaccCTTGttttcaaagtccaactattgtacACAAAGTGAatcgtaatgcccatgtatggaTGTCTATTAAAAGAATCAGTCcgtacatctgagcaaatgttcactttgtatcccaagttgagtaaataacgtgataattcaacttttttctccaaacattgtcgaacggtagatcgttgaacggtcattcgacctactcttttgacagctacgttcaaaccactttgcatagtaacctcaaattttttgtcatcataaacattaaaaggaaaatgcttcattgcatcccatctagtcataacgtcagtaaaatttttaggatcatatttaaaaagatgcgtacctgacgaacctgagccaccgggttgtaagtttagttgggtttgggtagcgGCAatgccacattctaccggatgctttgtcaccaaatgatgacggagggtgccatatcccccgccactcgcaaatttgtagactttatcacaatagttacaatatgcatgaaacgccgatgtctcttcttgagatagTGGATCATTAGGACTTGAAATTActaccgggaccttcttgtagtgtttaacaaaaatatcagatttcaatgcttttttagtgggtggaggggaggcacgtcctcatttccgccggtgctagacggaatacgagaacgAGAATGATGTCCGAGTTCGACGATATAgccacgtcgtactcgtcatcttgttgcATGGAACTACCACCGCCCCCCACCTTGATACATTTGAGcgagtagcatggcggtcctatgattttcttatttctataaatattatataagttgaagttttaattaggaacacaaaaaaaatttaaaaactcaatcttatgaaattatgaattgtaaaaataattttattttttagaacttacttgcatgcgttcaaccgccactcgggaaacctcttccataaattctcgacgactaggtcgctttgatttttggggacgactactttgatcttgggaaattcctttgccccgatcaccacatcccgatccaccacgagaagaagatataatggaaaatgaaagtagtatggaatatggagtattgaataaatggtaaattacgaacacaacaacaaatatagtagtaaacaacttgagtaattagagagaatgatgatagagaatagagaaattgagattgagaaggaaatccttgttaacacaagaatggggtgagtaaaaatgatgggggaagtggggtatttataggagtaaaattgaaagaaataaaaaaaaaattaatttcaaatttcggccggtttaccgcctgaatcGGCAGTTTCTGACCACAGTTTCTGTCGGGAACTGCCGATTTCTGGCTGAAAACTGGCGGTTTCTGAcggttttcaggcctatacactgccacctaTACGCTGCCACCTGAAAACGTCCTGAATCGTCGGAAACCGgtggtttctgacgaaaaccccCGATTTTTTATGTAAACGACCGGTTTTTCTGCACACCATGCCTGAAAACCTACGCCCTAGCCGGAATCCTACCGTTGGAAccgctgaaccgccggttccggttcacgatttttttgaacctgaaccggcctgcttgaaccgccgaaccaccgtcgccggttccggtttgtgaACTGGCGGTTCCAAACCGCCAATTAACCGACAGTgtggttcggtttgtgcatgtttATATGGTAGCCTTAAAACGCTAATAAATAAGGTatcaaaaattcaaattttgtcaCAAATTTGGTAAATATGGCAAACCCCAAAAAAGTACGCATTTTACGAAAATAGAATCGCCCACTTGGCAGCGTTTTCTCATACTAGCATTGTCAAAGATATTTTACCAAATCTAGGCAGATTTGAACGATTTTCACCGGGTATATACAACTGTACAAACCCATTCTTGAACataaatatgaatatgaaaaccTGAAAAGTGGAAAGTGGGACCCGCGCAGATGGCCAATAAAAGCAAAGTGAGAGCTTAATGTGGCAAGAGAGACAGAAATGAGAGAGAGTGTCATGCACCGCATACAAGAGTAGACCATGCAAAAGCTTGCCGTTTCAGTGCCATTTGTGGGATTATAAATACTCCCCCCTCTCTTCCCCCTTTTCTCATCCAAACCCTTTTCCTCGTTTCCATTTTCGGATATTAAATGGGTCGGGGCAAGATTGAGATTAAAAAGATCGAGAATATCAATAGCAGACAGGTCACCTTCTCAAAGAGGCGGGCAGGCTTGTTCAagaaggctaatgaattggctGTTTTGTGTGAGGCTGAAGTTGCTGTTATTATTTTTTCCAACACTGGGAAACTCTTTGAATTTGCTAATTCAAGGTGTGCATGCCATTCTCTTTcttaaagattgaatttttggggtttgattttcgatttttGTTATTGTCGTTGTTAAAAATTGATTCTTTTTTGGGAATTTGGGGGTGATTATTTTTAATGTTGCAGTGAGGGCTTTGCATGTTGGCTTGTTTTGTGATATTTctggttttttgtttttgggtgattcaagatttttttttcttccttttggtGTGAAATGATTGGAGTTTTTCCTTCATTTATGTTGATTAATGTTTTGGCCAGTTATTGTTCTCATTTTAGATTGCACATTTTTGCAGTTTCAAATGACCTTTTACCCTGTTTTGCACTTTGCAAATATGTGAGTTCATTTTCGTTGTTTGGTTTAGTATTGTTTTCTTGAAACCATATAATTGTAGTAATATTGAAGCTATCTTGATGTTGAAATCGGTAAAGGCAATGGAACATTGCATAAATAGGTTACAAACAATCTTTTAAGCACTTCTGAAATGTGTATATGAATATTTCACTGTTCTGTTTCTATCTTAATCTTCATTGTTAATTTAGTTTGAAACACTTATTTTGGGGTGGGGGTGAGGCTGGTGTATTTGTTGATGCTCTCAGTATTAGATTATGAACTAATGGCTTAAAAGAGAACTACAAACTTCAAAATGAGGTGTTCTGCCACTGTGGTATCTGCCAAGAAGATATATACTGATTGTCTAAATGTATGAAGATTTCCATTGCTGATCAACATAGGGATGAGAAGTTGGGAATGCTACTAAATACTTTGTATTTCCATTATTGTGATGACATGAGAAGCAAAGTAATCTtattgaatttttaatgaaagtTGGAATAATTTGACTTCACTTTGATCCAAAGTTCTCCAAGTACTTGATCATGTCAACCTGAAAACGAGAAGCAGTTGATTTATTGTTATCATGCCTTGTTTATCATTGTGTAAAGTATTGTCCACATCGGACTTGTTTAAAAGATATGCCTCATCTGGGACATGTTATGTACTACTATCTGTTAGCAGTCTCATTTTATTGTCCTAATGAAACCCCAGTGTGCTTCTATTTATGCCATATGCGACAAAAAGAAAGGAATAAGACCATCTTTTGAAGCAAAACTATGATCATTTTGTTTGATCTGAGATTCTGAGTAAAGGTATTAGAGTGTCTTGGCCGTGTTAAATTCTATATTCTTTTCAcaaaaatactaataatttgCTGAGGTAAAAATACTGACTTTGTCATTAAAACCAATGTAGTTATAATACCTCAGTGTTTTCTGTATAACTTGGAAGATTTGGAGCCTATCCTTCCTTCTTTCTTTTCGAGTTGATGTGGGGTGATTGTGGAATGGTGTTATTTGTAGAAAAACGTGCAAATTTTCAGTACTAGAATGCTGCCTTGGCAGTTGGCGCCCTGAAGTCCTgaattttctttca
Proteins encoded in this window:
- the LOC121740932 gene encoding protein transport protein SEC31 homolog B-like, which encodes MQTTVPTVFTPLSNSSQPPSPAPIQPLAAPPPTLHTVDTSNVPASQKAVITTLTRLYNEVTEALGGAPAKKQEIEDNSRKLGALYAKFNSGDISKNAAEKLIQLCQALDKGDYGNALQIQVLLTTSDWDWDWDECNFWLSTLKRMMKTRQNLR